One part of the Torulaspora delbrueckii CBS 1146 chromosome 8, complete genome genome encodes these proteins:
- the GCD14 gene encoding tRNA 1-methyladenosine methyltransferase subunit GCD14 (similar to Saccharomyces cerevisiae GCD14 (YJL125C); ancestral locus Anc_1.229), producing the protein MSAFSEYRDVIKEGELVLVWISRDNIKPIKVDSNETFNTRYGSFPHKLMIGKPYGSQIAIRTKGSNKFAFIHVLQPTPELWTLSLPHRTQIVYTPDSSYIMERLNCSPRTKAIEAGTGSGSFSHAFARTVGHLYSYEFHKPRYEEALAEFEEHGLIHHDKNVTITHRDVCANGFSIRSSDVTSHKFNEGEGSVTIGANAVFLDLPAPWDAIPHLDSVISKNEKVGLCCFSPCIEQVDRTIEALNKHGWDDLQMVEIQGRQYESRRQMVRTMDDAIERLRDVKRRKNEGLERRKRMCDNILNDQPQEEINDEKRPTTEKTKFNPFGKGSRIKEGDTAYKWKQVTKIEPEIKSHTSYLTFAFKVVNKTRDEDQVKSELDSL; encoded by the coding sequence ATGTCTGCTTTTTCAGAGTACCGGGACGTAATTAAGGAGGGAGAGTTGGTATTGGTGtggatttcaagagatAACATCAAACCGATCAAAGTAGATTCTAATGAGACTTTCAATACGCGGTATGGATCCTTCCCACACAAGCTGATGATCGGGAAACCGTATGGATCACAGATTGCCATCCGAACAAAGGGGTCTAATAAGTTTGCGTTTATTCATGTTTTGCAACCTACACCAGAGTTGTGGACTTTGTCACTACCGCATAGAACACAGATCGTTTATACGCCGGACTCATCTTACATCATGGAGAGGCTCAATTGCAGTCCGAGAACTAAGGCTATCGAGGCAGGGACCGGTTCTGGTTCGTTTTCACATGCATTTGCGAGAACCGTGGGACACTTATACAGTTATGAGTTTCACAAACCGCGGTACGAGGAAGCATTGgcagagtttgaagaacatgGACTTATTCATCACGATAAAAATGTGACTATAACGCACAGGGATGTTTGCGCAAATGGGTTTAGTATCAGATCTTCGGATGTTACGTCCCATAAGTTTAATGAGGGCGAGGGTTCTGTGACTATCGGTGCAAATGCGGTCTTTCTTGATCTACCGGCACCCTGGGACGCAATCCCACATTTAGACAGCGTGATAAGCAAGAACGAGAAAGTCGGATTGTGCTGTTTCTCTCCCTGTATCGAACAAGTCGATAGAACCATTGAAGCGCTGAATAAGCACGGTTGGGACGATTTGCAGATGGTTGAAATACAGGGAAGACAATACGAGAGCCGTAGGCAGATGGTAAGAACAATGGATGATGCTATCGAAAGACTTCGGGATGTCAAGAGACGTAAGAATGAGGGACTCGAAAGACGCAAGCGGATGTGCGATAATATCTTGAACGATCAACCAcaggaagagatcaatgatgaaaagagacCCACCACAGAAAAGACGAAATTCAATCCATTTGGTAAAGGTTCACGGATCAAAGAGGGTGATACGGCTTATAAGTGGAAGCAGGTGACTAAGATCGAGCCAGAAATTAAGTCTCATACTTCATACCTGACGTTTGCCTTCAAAGTGGTCAATAAGACTAGAGATGAGGATCAGGTTAAGAGTGAACTTGACTCATTGTAA
- the LSM1 gene encoding Lsm1p (similar to Saccharomyces cerevisiae LSM1 (YJL124C); ancestral locus Anc_1.230): MSTVDIKKPQMGAGGPKKITEGEADLYLDQYNFTTTAAIVGSVDRKIFVLLRDGKMLFGVLRTFDQYANVILEHCVERIYVPESNQYAEETRGLFMVRGENVVMLGEVDIDREDGPLESMERIPFAEASKRRRDGDEARYRHETAKGKQLARYGLLYDFHKSDMY, encoded by the coding sequence ATGTCAACGGTAGATATTAAGAAGCCTCAGATGGGTGCTGGTGGACCGAAGAAGATCACTGAGGGAGAGGCAGACTTGTACTTGGACCAATACAACTTCACCACAACGGCAGCCATTGTGGGATCTGTAGACCGTAAGATTTTCGTTTTACTGCGGGATGGGAAAATGTTATTCGGTGTGCTGCGGACCTTTGACCAGTACGCTAATGTGATACTTGAGCACTGTGTGGAGCGGATATATGTACCGGAGAGTAACCAGTACGCGGAAGAAACCAGAGGTTTGTTTATGGTTCGTGGTGAGAATGTAGTGATGTTGGGCGAAGTCGATATCGACCGTGAGGACGGGCCATTGGAGTCGATGGAGCGTATACCGTTCGCAGAAGCCAGTAAAAGACGCAGGGACGGAGATGAGGCAAGATACCGCCATGAGACGGCCAAGGGCAAGCAATTGGCACGCTACGGGCTACTATACGACTTCCACAAGTCTGACATGTACTAG
- the FMP46 gene encoding putative redox protein (similar to Saccharomyces cerevisiae FMP46 (YKR049C); ancestral locus Anc_1.231), translated as MSMFKTLQHQPRVISLFTHNLENNRATEAILQLLRCDADSKYNVELDTKFPTLDQLKYMNGINSQLLQKQVPTLSQLLKQKPHDPVFHSELKDCVAKGIWNSKTPLWVDWEKKQMGNDTKGIAGLLEPQEKSE; from the coding sequence ATGTCGATGTTCAAGACTTTACAACATCAGCCACGGGTTATCTCTTTGTTTACACACAATTTGGAAAACAACAGGGCAACTGAGGCTATTTTACAACTGCTGAGATGCGATGCCGATAGTAAGTACAATGTGGAGTTGGATACGAAGTTTCCAACGTTGGATCAGCTCAAGTATATGAATGGGATCAATTCGCAGCTATTACAGAAACAAGTGCCCACTTTGAGCCAATTGCTGAAGCAGAAACCGCACGATCCAGTTTTTCATTCGGAGTTGAAGGACTGTGTAGCAAAGGGTATTTGGAACTCAAAGACTCCATTGTGGGTTGATTGGGAAAAGAAGCAGATGGGAAATGATACGAAGGGAATTGCGGGCCTATTGGAGCCACAGGAGAAATCCGAGTAG
- the MTC1 gene encoding DUF5427 domain-containing protein MTC1 (similar to Saccharomyces cerevisiae YJL123C; ancestral locus Anc_1.232) has protein sequence MADRKSTDADDVFEFLESLPKNGDPKESKVAEGKNKNDSDIMDFLDELEKSNLSLNKKGEAKQEKAPVVEKVQEKAPEVEQAPEVEQAPEVEKAQEKIPQEKAPQEEAHEIEATNREDTPLHDPITSISNWWSSSGSATVSSFWNKTTEQASNIKTKLAQDQLELTSKINAATITELARNLQKIVAGETDEVLRIHLVHDLVNFPHLRYNIEQKFDQVLSSQVQGGIRIFVDQWGHPNKSEIDEDPAGQRRLNLFNGKITDGEKLAFANLDNAIKLFDKAHQEILKQQKDAQDQEESSSTEANISDVFISILPIGVPQDSKSTKGDIVTTDSRHPGNFSFTVILKDITNDISTITRSQGFPMKWVSWLEKPTEQTDSEEEVVDPSDWVKEWVEDGLSLSLGVAAQNYVIERMGFS, from the coding sequence ATGGCTGATCGTAAATCTACCGATGCTGACGATGTTTTCGAGTTCTTGGAGTCCTTGCCCAAGAATGGGGACCCTAAAGAGTCCAAAGTGGCAGAGGGAAAGAACAAGAATGATAGCGATATCATGGATTTCCTAgatgaattggagaaaagCAACTTGAGTCTGAACAAGAAGGGTGAAGCCAAGCAAGAAAAGGCCCCAGTGGTTGAAAAAGTGCAAGAAAAGGCTCCAGAGGTCGAACAGGCTCCAGAGGTCGAACAGGCTCCAGAAGTCGAAAAGGCCCAAGAAAAGATACCTCAAGAGAAGGCTCCACAGGAGGAAGCACATGAGATTGAAGCAACCAATAGGGAAGACACTCCACTGCATGATCCTATTACTTCTATTTCCAATTGGTGGTCGTCTTCAGGCTCTGCGACTGTGTCCAGCTTTTGGAACAAGACCACTGAACAAGCTTCAAATATTAAGACAAAGCTTGCGcaggatcaattggaacttacttcaaagataaaTGCAGCCACTATAACAGAATTGGCTAGAAATTTACAAAAGATTGTCGCGGGGGAAACCGATGAAGTGCTGAGGATCCACTTAGTACATGATCTTGTCAATTTCCCACATTTACGATACAACATCGAACAAAAATTCGATCAAGTGCTAAGCTCTCAGGTTCAAGGTGGGATAAGAATATTCGTGGATCAATGGGGTCATCCAAACAAGTCCGAAATCGATGAGGATCCAGCTGGACAGCGCAGattgaatcttttcaacgGTAAGATCACCGATGGGGAGAAGTTGGCCTTTGCAAATCTCGATAATGCCATCAAGCTATTCGATAAAGCGCACCAAGAAATATTGAAACAGCAGAAGGATGCACAAGACCAGGAAGAAAGTTCCAGCACAGAAGCAAATATCAGCGATGTTTTCATATCGATCCTGCCAATTGGTGTCCCACAGGACAGCAAGAGCACAAAAGGCGATATTGTTACAACGGATTCCCGCCACCCGGGCAATTTCAGTTTCACAGTGATCCTCAAGGATATAACCAACGACATCTCTACGATTACCAGATCACAAGGCTTCCCCATGAAATGGGTTAGCTGGCTGGAGAAACCAACTGAACAAACCGACtccgaggaagaagttgttgacCCCAGTGACTGGGTCAAAGAATGGGTCGAGGACGGGCTCTCATTATCCCTTGGGGTCGCTGCGCAGAACTatgtcattgaaagaaTGGGGTTTTCATAA
- the ALB1 gene encoding Alb1p (similar to Saccharomyces cerevisiae ALB1 (YJL122W); ancestral locus Anc_1.233), with product MPSKNSINRPKLTVNVARKTQSLAHKRDQRERAGLLKPARSSEKSKSGQIKSVPLDLYFQEKEGKVSGNGLTTKTLSKKRAKKIERNIKYAEQRKLLAELQDKVVNEDGMEVDLPAKTKKKEEKKSTLKDALWKILDDTSSQGLVISNGQGTTLGGPVSS from the coding sequence ATGCCTTCTAAGAACTCTATCAATAGACCAAAACTTACAGTAAACGTTGCACGTAAGACCCAGTCTCTTGCGCATAAGAGAGACCAACGTGAAAGAGCTGGTCTCTTGAAGCCTGCCAGGTCAAGCGAAAAGTCCAAATCTGGTCAGATCAAATCGGTGCCATTGGATCTATATTTCCAGGAGAAGGAGGGCAAAGTCAGTGGTAATGGTCTTACTACCAAGACTCTATCTAAAAAGAGAGCCAAGAAGATCGAAAGAAACATCAAATATGcagaacaaagaaaactttTGGCAGAGTTGCAGGATAAAGTGGTAAATGAAGACGGTATGGAGGTAGACTTGCCAGCTAAgactaagaagaaggaggaaaagaagagcaCCCTGAAAGATGCCCTATGGAAAATTCTTGACGATACTTCGTCCCAAGGTCTAGTGATAAGCAATGGTCAGGGAACCACCCTGGGTGGACCTGTGTCTTCCTAA
- the RPE1 gene encoding ribulose-phosphate 3-epimerase RPE1 (similar to Saccharomyces cerevisiae RPE1 (YJL121C); ancestral locus Anc_1.234) gives MVKPIIAPSILASDFANLGCECHKVINAGADWLHIDVMDGHFVPNITLGQPIVTSLRKAVPRPGDSTSDKPKAFFDCHMMVENPEKWVEDFVKCGADQFTFHYEATKNPLELVKLIKSHDCRAACAIKPGTPVDVLFELAPHLDMALVMTVEPGFGGQKFMVDMMPKVETLRNQFPNLDIQVDGGLGKETIPQAAKAGANVIVAGTSVFTAADPSEVIQFMKNEVSHNLEARGLLN, from the coding sequence ATGGTCAAACCAATCATTGCCCCTAGTATCTTAGCATCTGATTTCGCCAATCTGGGCTGCGAATGCCACAAGGTGATCAATGCAGGTGCAGATTGGCTTCACATAGATGTTATGGATGGTCATTTCGTGCCCAACATTACTTTAGGTCAACCAATAGTCACTTCGTTGCGTAAGGCAGTTCCAAGACCAGGAGATTCTACCTCTGACAAGCCTAAGGCTTTCTTCGATTGCCACATGATGGTCGAGAACCCTGAGAAATGGGTCGAAGATTTTGTCAAGTGCGGTGCTGACCAGTTCACTTTCCACTACGAGGCCACTAAGAACCCATTGGAACTTGTTAAGTTGATTAAGAGCCACGATTGCAGAGCTGCATGTGCTATCAAGCCAGGCACCCCAGTTGACGTGCTTTTCGAGCTGGCCCCACATCTAGATATGGCTCTAGTAATGACTGTGGAACCGGGTTTCGGCGGTCAAAAGTTCATGGTTGATATGATGCCCAAGGTTGAGACCCTGAGAAATCAGTTCCCTAATTTGGACATCCAGGTCGATGGTGGACTGGGTAAGGAAACTATCCCACAAGCTGCCAAGGCGGGTGCTAACGTTATTGTCGCTGGTACCAGTGTCTTCACCGCTGCTGACCCATCGGAAGTGATTCAGTTTATGAAGAACGAGGTTAGCCATAACTTGGAAGCAAGAGGTCTCTTGAACTAA
- the NAP1 gene encoding histone chaperone NAP1 (similar to Saccharomyces cerevisiae NAP1 (YKR048C); ancestral locus Anc_1.235) has product MSAPIRTKPKSSMKIDNAPTPHNTPASVLNSSFLKNGNPVKNESKGETIPQTISEEDLQSALSKQPFLLQSIQDKLGTLVGQDSGYLDQLPESVKERIYGLKAIQKNLFALEKDFQVEMFELEQKYLEKYAPLHERRYKMVTGKEEPTSEEVAKGKELEGEEEEQAQEAEQEAQEAQEPVKGIPSFWLTALENLPVVSDTITDRDAEVLDFLQDIKLQYLTDGRPGFQLVFVFDPDTPFFKNKTLTKTYYYQNELGYSGDFIYDHAEGEEIQWADNESNTTIAVEMRKQRNKATKQVRTIEKITPVDSFFNFFDPPKVPARDNTQEEDQDDQEDDELQELEERLALDYSIGEQLKDKLIPRAIDWFTGAALEFEFDNELLDDEDEQFDDEDDDDDEDDDEEEEEQDEAEQEEHDDFAGKENPPDCKQS; this is encoded by the coding sequence ATGTCTGCTCCGATTAGAACCAAGCCCAAGTCCTCGATGAAGATCGATAATGCTCCAACGCCACATAACACCCCAGCTAGTGTTTTGAACagcagtttcttgaagaatgggaACCCTGTGAAGAACGAGAGCAAGGGAGAGACTATCCCACAGACTATTAGTGAGGAAGATTTGCAAAGTGCACTTTCCAAACAACCATTCTTGTTACAAAGTATTCAGGATAAGTTGGGCACTTTGGTGGGACAGGACAGTGGGTACCTGGATCAGTTGCCTGAAAGTGTTAAGGAGAGAATTTATGGTTTGAAAGCCATCCAAAAGAACCTATTTGCTCTAGAGAAGGATTTCCAAGTTGAGATGTTCGAATTGGAACAGAAATATCTAGAGAAGTACGCTCCTTTGCACGAACGTCGTTATAAGATGGTCActggaaaagaagagcctACTAGTGAGGAAGTGGCCAAGGGTAAAGAACtggaaggtgaagaagaagaacaagcCCAAGAAGCCGAAcaagaagcacaagaagcacaagaacCAGTTAAGGGAATCCCATCTTTCTGGCTCACCGCGTTGGAGAATTTGCCCGTAGTTTCTGACACCATAACGGACCGTGACGCAGAAGTCCTAGATTTCTTGCAGGACATTAAGTTACAATATTTGACTGACGGGAGACCAGGTTTCCAATTGGTGTTTGTTTTTGACCCAGATACGccttttttcaaaaacaagACGTTGACCAAGACTTACTACTACCAAAACGAACTCGGCTACTCCGGTGATTTCATCTACGATCACGCTGAAGGAGAAGAGATTCAATGGGCCGATAATGAGTCCAACACAACTATCGCCGTCGAAATGCGCAAACAACGTAACAAGGCCACCAAACAAGTCAgaactattgaaaaaattacCCCAGTGGACTcgttcttcaacttctttgaCCCACCAAAGGTTCCAGCCCGCGATAACACTCAGGAGGAAGACCAGGACgaccaagaagatgatgaattaCAAGAACTGGAAGAACGTCTTGCACTGGATTACTCAATTGGTGAACAGCTCAAGGACAAATTGATCCCAAGAGCCATTGACTGGTTCACTGGTGCCGCACTCGAATTCGAATTCGACAACGAGCTGCtcgatgatgaggatgaacagttcgacgatgaagatgacgatgacgatgaagatgacgatgaagaagaggaagaacaagaCGAAGCAGAACAGGAAGAACATGACGACTTCGCAGGTAAAGAGAACCCACCAGACTGCAAGCAGTCCTGA
- the PLN1 gene encoding Pln1p (similar to Saccharomyces cerevisiae PET10 (YKR046C); ancestral locus Anc_1.236), with product MTGSNVKVVVNKDTTDRFARNSPTLNHLYKYPVVSRTLNQVVSTPVISQLLSVIVLVVASVRHTLVDSEYSPKFVKIGYNAISGFGLRFDELVNVLFLREGIDAFLRGWDSHSHKPGFWLLFFWVDYVANVSNILLKQFVVQPFKLNVEDKREEDTKSDGTLPHVSELSSTTKSISKDLQSKLQSDYIGPTTDFARQKYDSLVKPTADKLQSEYIEPTRAQLNKVTEPTRAQAMETYKMVSNAYENNFNKSESVPRAVVNTGIDLKNFTIENLRSNKSELERDAQHAKELYENKKETLGQGVDEKLDALGNTLKK from the coding sequence ATGACTGGCTCTAACGTGAAAGTAGTGGTTAACAAGGACACAACAGATCGGTTCGCGCGCAATTCTCCTACTTTGAACCACCTGTACAAGTACCCTGTGGTTTCGCGCACTCTGAACCAGGTGGTATCCACTCCTGTAATTTCGCAGTTGCTCTCTGTGATAGTATTGGTTGTTGCGTCTGTGAGACATACGCTGGTGGACTCTGAGTATTCTCCCAAATTTGTGAAGATCGGATATAACGCAATTAGTGGGTTCGGACTCAGGTTTGATGAGCTGGTGAACGTTCTGTTTTTACGTGAAGGTATAGACGCATTCTTGAGAGGCTGGGATTCTCACTCACACAAGCCAGGTTTTTGGCTGTTGTTTTTCTGGGTCGACTACGTGGCCAACGTGTCGAATATCCTGTTGAAGCAATTCGTCGTGCAGCCATTCAAGCTGAACGTTGAGGATAAACGTGAGGAAGACACCAAGAGTGACGGTACCTTACCGCATGTCTCTGAGCTATCCTCTACTACCAAAAGTATCTCTAAAGATTTGCAGAGTAAGTTGCAATCCGATTATATCGGTCCCACAACTGACTTTGCACGTCAAAAATATGACTCGTTGGTGAAACCAACGGCTGACAAGTTGCAATCCGAGTATATCGAACCTAcaagagctcaattgaacaaagtCACTGAACCTACGCGTGCTCAGGCCATGGAAACATATAAGATGGTTTCCAATGCCTACGAaaacaatttcaacaagtctGAGAGTGTCCCAAGGGCAGTAGTTAACACTGGGATCGATCTCAAGAACTTCACTATTGAAAACCTAAGATCCAACAAGTCCGAACTCGAACGTGATGCCCAGCATGCTAAGGAGTTGTAtgagaacaagaaggaaacCTTGGGACAAGGTGTTGACGAAAAGCTTGACGCTTTGGGAAACACTTTAAAGAAATAA
- the TDEL0H01190 gene encoding uncharacterized protein (similar to Saccharomyces cerevisiae YKR045C; ancestral locus Anc_1.237), which yields MSHHDHTFQGRKKKLSGWVKRIIQPRDPGISPLASAETTDEEDDSVSMKVLWDAEPIRAKSEPLERDLPSEATDNVSITPLFSMCSSSVKSSTFSDSHSIQSTRATVLSGRTVETNSSTMAIPPASIIGRTRASSATQPSSSASSAGPSAVAHHLHQSRPASIRHTQLQRDPSSTTVNSSSTIK from the coding sequence ATGTCGCACCACGATCATACCTTTCAAGGACgtaagaagaagttgtctGGATGGGTGAAAAGGATTATACAACCTAGGGATCCAGGTATTAGCCCTTTGGCCTCTGCGGAGACAacagacgaagaagatgactCCGTATCGATGAAAGTGTTATGGGACGCTGAGCCCATTCGAGCCAAATCCGAACCGTTAGAGAGAGATTTACCTTCTGAAGCCACTGATAACGTCAGTATCACTCCGTTGTTCTCGATGTGCTCCTCATCAGTCAAATCCTCGACTTTTTCAGATTCGCATTCGATCCAGTCTACAAGAGCTACTGTCCTCTCGGGAAGAACCGTTGAGACCAACTCCAGCACTATGGCAATCCCACCTGCGAGTATCATTGGTAGAACGAGGGCCTCATCCGCGACGCAACCCAGCAGCAGCGCTTCATCGGCTGGTCCCTCCGCAGTAGCACACCATTTGCATCAATCAAGACCAGCAAGCATACGCCATACTCAATTACAACGAGATCCAAGCTCTACGACAGTCAATTCATCCTCTACCATCAAGTAG
- the PHO86 gene encoding Pho86p (similar to Saccharomyces cerevisiae PHO86 (YJL117W); ancestral locus Anc_1.238), with translation MSKSKEVSGKKHVEQVDASLNEPLNMEAPPTIYGTTIKPELATAALNLAIDFIKQQQSLANRGMIHHYITKIVMTVVAIIYLTPQATIPRNLRAGSVSGFLYQLFMFNWYPMATTAAIASVAFVCLLTTYSRISETFFKSRIHEVAKDSGHSTFGIDLRELVLKSKPVLKDPQAQNTYVVVYREAPIALISLTENKTLTSKESLVMSVSTIGCRKVYLKSGIIEDMLDWAMLRTKTLAKENNHGESMKVLIDVYSFDDHMKKTLKAKGFSPVASAKIKESRLLGGLFGFQKELWGVQFHVEQPKKN, from the coding sequence ATGAGTAAAAGCAAGGAAGTTAGTGGGAAAAAACATGTGGAGCAGGTTGATGCGTCGCTCAACGAACCTTTGAATATGGAAGCTCCACCAACGATATATGGGACTACAATCAAACCAGAGCTCGCGACCGCTGCATTGAATCTGGCAATTGATTTTATTAAGCAGCAGCAGTCTTTGGCTAATAGAGGGATGATCCATCATTATATTACCAAGATAGTAATGACTGTGGTTGCAATCATCTATTTAACACCACAGGCGACAATACCAAGGAATCTGAGGGCAGGTTCTGTTTCTGGGTTCCTTTACCAGCTGTTCATGTTTAATTGGTACCCTATGGCTACGACGGCAGCAATCGCTTCTGTTGCATTTGTGTGTTTGTTAACAACGTACTCTAGAATCTCCgagactttcttcaagagcAGGATTCATGAAGTAGCAAAGGATAGTGGTCACTCGACGTTTGGCATCGATTTGAGAGAGTTGGTTTTGAAGAGCAAGCCTGTGCTTAAGGATCCTCAGGCACAAAATACCTATGTGGTAGTTTACAGAGAGGCTCCAATTGCGTTGATTTCGTTGACAGAGAACAAGACATTGACTTCGAAAGAGTCACTTGTCATGAGTGTGTCTACCATTGGTTGCAGAAAAGtttatttgaagagtgGCATCATAGAAGATATGTTGGATTGGGCTATGCTACGTACAAAGACTTTGGCGAAGGAGAACAATCACGGAGAATCGATGAAAGTGTTGATTGACGTTTACTCCTTTGATGACCatatgaagaagactttgaaggcCAAGGGATTCTCACCAGTAGCCAGTGCTAAGATCAAGGAAAGCAGGCTGCTTGGCGGTCTATTTGGGTTTCAGAAAGAACTATGGGGTGTTCAATTCCATGTAgaacaaccaaagaagaattaa